CCATCATTTTCGCCGTCTCTGGGCTGGCCTTCGTTCAATTCGGTTCATATGTACTTGCCAACGACCATTCTGACGTCTTCAGCGAAGTCACACACAAGTACGTGGCAGTCTTCTTTGACGTAATCATTACTTTTTCGCTGTTCTGCATGGGCATCGCCATGATGGCTGGCGGCGGCTCGTCATTGAAACAACAATTCGGCCTGCCCGTGTGGGTAGGTTCTGCCATCATGCTGGCGCTAACCATTGGTATTGGCCTGCTAGATGTTGACAAGGTGACCGCAGTAATTGGCGGTATTACCCCGATAATGATCATTTTCGTCATCATTGCTGCCGGCTACGCTTTTACCCACATGCACCTTTCCTTCGCCGAAATGGATGCGGCGGCAAAGTCGGTGCAGACTGCAGTGCCGCACTGGTCCATGTCGATTCTGAACTACGTCCCGCTAGCGCTGACGTTGGCCGTGTCAATGGCGATCGTCATCGGCGGCGACATTGGCAACCCGAAAGTTGCTGGCCTTGGCGGGGTTATTGGCGGTTCCGTCTTCGGCATCTTGATGGTGATTGCCACCCTGGCACTGCTGACCCGTATTGATGTGGTTGCCGGCGACGATCTGCCCATGCTGACCTTGGTAAATCAGATCCACCCGTGGCTGGGCACCTTCATGTCCGTCGTCATCTTCCTGATGATCTTCAATACCTCAATTGGCATCTACTACGCGCTGGCGACCCGGTATGCCGGCTCTTCTAGGAAGC
The genomic region above belongs to Winkia neuii and contains:
- a CDS encoding YkvI family membrane protein, with translation MYKRIFTVAMAFVGITVGAGFASGQEVVQYFAGFGIWGVVAAAISAIIFAVSGLAFVQFGSYVLANDHSDVFSEVTHKYVAVFFDVIITFSLFCMGIAMMAGGGSSLKQQFGLPVWVGSAIMLALTIGIGLLDVDKVTAVIGGITPIMIIFVIIAAGYAFTHMHLSFAEMDAAAKSVQTAVPHWSMSILNYVPLALTLAVSMAIVIGGDIGNPKVAGLGGVIGGSVFGILMVIATLALLTRIDVVAGDDLPMLTLVNQIHPWLGTFMSVVIFLMIFNTSIGIYYALATRYAGSSRKRFIVLLVALSGIGFAISFMGFQNVVSYVYPIAGWGGLALVIVMLVSYAKTRSDIKEETTRRGKMLRLFRLKMRNDKKFSKKHEAALQTVIEDSPADAEDLHSTVGSAAVDQLEEENVDYDILPEIEEAQAENEAE